The following proteins are encoded in a genomic region of Acipenser ruthenus chromosome 4, fAciRut3.2 maternal haplotype, whole genome shotgun sequence:
- the LOC117400247 gene encoding serpin B6-like: MESLASANTSFALDLFKKLSNDRKAENIFYSPLSISSALAMVYLGARGNTASEMAQSICFNKSKDDVHSGFSTLISDINKQGAPYKLCLANRLYGEKSFDFVKEFIQDTKKFYQAELEAVDFVTASEAARQNINSWVQSQTQDKIQNLLAEGTVDTLTRLVLVNAIYFKGNWAKKFSESETRERAFRLSKNGTKPVQMMQQKAKFNLTFIPEVNSQIIELPYVGNELSMLIILPMGIEDDSTGLEKLERELTFENLMEWTKPEMMGNTEVTVTLPKFKLEETYDLKSVLTSLGMVDAFDVNKCDFSGMSSDNELVLSKVVHKSFVEVNEEGTEAAAATAAIMMLRCARIPVHFNADHPFLFFIRHNKTCNILFYGRFSSP, translated from the exons ATGGAGAGTTTGGCCAGTGCAAACACCAGCTTCGCCCTGGACCTCTTTAAGAAGCTCAGTAATGACAGAAAAGCAGAGAACATCTTCTACTCCCCCCTGAGCATCTCCTCCGCTCTGGCCATGGTGTATCTGGGGGCTCGGGGGAACACAGCCTCTGAGATGGCACAG TCCATCTGCTTTAACAAATCTAAGGATGATGTGCACTCTGGATTCAGCACGCTGATCTCTGACATCAACAAACAGGGCGCTCCCTATAAATTGTGTTTGGCTAATCGTCTGTATGGAGAGAAATCATTTGACTTTGTCAAG GAATTCATTCAGGACACCAAGAAGTTCTACCAGGCTGAGCTGGAAGCTGTTGATTTTGTAACTGCATCAGAAGCAGCCAGACAGAACATCAATTCCTGGGTGCAGAGCCAGACACAGG ACAAAATCCAGAACTTGTTGGCTGAAGGGACTGTTGATACTCTGACCAGACTTGTCCTGGTGAATGCCATCTATTTCAAAGGAAACTGGGCGAAGAAGTTCAGCGAGAGTGAAACAAGAGAAAGGGCTTTCCGACTGAGCAAG aatgGAACAAAGCCTGTGCAGATGATGCAACAGAAAGCCAAGTTTAACCTCACATTCATTCCTGAAGTGAACAGTCAGATTATAGAGCTCCCATATGTTGGCAATGAGCTGAGCATGCTCATCATCTTACCTATGGGCATTGAAGACGATTCCACTGGACTGGAGAAG cttgaaaGGGAGCTCACCTTTGAAAATCTCATGGAGTGGACTAAGCCAGAAATGATGGGCAACACTGAGGTGACCGTGACCCTGCCAAAATTCAAGCTGGAGGAGACCTATGATCTCAAGTCAGTTCTGACCAGCTTGGGCATGGTAGATGCCTTTGATGTCAACAAGTGTGATTTCTCTGGCATGTCGTCCGATAATGAGCTGGTGCTGTCGAAGGTGGTGCACAAGTCCTTTGTGGAGGTGAATGAGGAGGGCACAGAGGCAGCAGCCGCCACCGCAGCCATCATGATGCTGCGCTGTGCGAGGATCCCTGTACACTTCAATGCTGACCACCCATTCCTGTTCTTCATTAGGCACAACAAAACCTGCAACATCCTCTTCTATGGCAGGTTCAGCTCTCCTTAA